The Arachis duranensis cultivar V14167 chromosome 2, aradu.V14167.gnm2.J7QH, whole genome shotgun sequence genome has a window encoding:
- the LOC107475330 gene encoding uncharacterized protein LOC107475330 — protein MASDGSGEFKLVSPTINNEGRLPRHHTDEGQGAKKNISPPLEWYNLPEGTKSLAVVVEDIDAPDPDGPIVPWTHWVVVNIPPTVKGLPEGFSGKEEEMGGDYKGIKEGNNDWKVPGWRGPRLPTHGHRFQFKLYALDDELNLGNKVTKEKTLEAIEGHVLGEAVLMAKF, from the exons ATGGCTAGTGATGGCAGTGGAGAATTCAAATTGGTATCACCAACAATAAACAATGAAGGAAGGCTACCAAGGCACCATACTGATGAAGGACAAGGGGCAAAAAAGAACATTTCCCCTCCTCTAGAGTGGTACAACCTGCCAGAGGGGACAAAATCTCTCGCAGTGGTTGTTGAGGATATCGATGCACCCGACCCAGATGGGCCCATTGTTCCGTGGACCCATTGGGTGGTGGTGAACATCCCACCTACAGTTAAGGGCTTGCCAGAAGGATTTTCCGGCAAGGAAGAGGAAATGGGTGGGGATTACAAAGGGATTAAGGAAGGGAATAATGATTGGAAGGTTCCTGGCTGGCGTGGACCTAGGTTACCCACACATGGCCATAGGTTCCAATTTAAACTATATGCTTTGGATGATGAGCTAAATCTGGGTAACAAG GTGACAAAGGAGAAAACGTTGGAAGCCATTGAGGGGCATGTGCTAGGAGAAGCGGTTTTGATGGCTAAATTCTGA
- the LOC107475357 gene encoding glutathione S-transferase T2-like: MTRGVVACKKRWYKINKAVAQFAGCYDQASRNIRSGSNVDDIKKLAYKLYSTNYGQKFTFERRWNMIRLEPKWRSQLPTQSGGSKRTKVSATGAYSSNPETPLADEPGLNSPVRPQGSKKSKRKAQMFEDFNKRKSSVVKKLSLMEDFKNVRERELMDREKKREEEKEHRAKIMAIKEKELQIQAAMKEQELQTQRYIKEMEIKAKEREMERMTKEREREMDMQILNVDTSTMSEKRRALHEIECEKRHLCRKFCSRLRV; this comes from the coding sequence ATGACAAGGGGGGTAGTTGCATGTAAGAAACGATGGTATAAGATCAACAAGGCTGTTGCACAATTTGCTGGTTGCTACGATCAAGCTAGTCGAAACATAAGGAGTGGTTCGAACGTTGATGATATAAAGAAGTTGGCTTATAAACTTTATTCCACAAATTATGGTCAAAAATTCACTTTTGAGAGGCGTTGGAACATGATTCGGTTGGAGCCAAAATGGAGAAGCCAACTACCTACACAGAGTGGCGGCTCAAAGAGAACCAAGGTTAGTGCAACTGGAGCATACTCATCAAATCCAGAAACACCGTTGGCTGACGAACCCGGTTTGAACTCTCCCGTTCGCCCACAaggatcaaagaagagcaagcgAAAAGCACAAATGTTTGAAGattttaacaaaagaaaatcatCGGTTGTCAAAAAATTATCTCTCATGGAAGATTTTAAGAATGTTAGAGAAAGAGAACTAATGGatagggaaaaaaaaagagaagaggagaaggaaCATAGAGCGAAGATTATGGCAATCAAAGAGAAGGAGTTACAAATTCAAGCagcaatgaaagaacaagaattacaaACTCAGAGGTATATTAAAGAAATGGAgataaaagcaaaagaaagggaGATGGAAAGGATGACCAAGGAAAGGGAAAGGGAGATGGATATGCAAATACTTAATGTTGACACGTCTACAATGAGTGAAAAACGTCGAGCTCTTCATGAGATTGAATGTGAGAAGAGACACTTATGCAGAAAATTTTGCTCAAGGCTTAGAGTATGA